TTGGCAATGGGAGGGAAAGTAATCCAATAATAAGCCCCCCGGATCTGACTCATATCCATGGGGATTCTGTAAAGGTCTGTGGAAGCTTCCGGCGTTTCTTTAAGCTTAAAAACGGCTTCTCCCTGAAAGGTCTGGGGGAATCGAGAAAGAAAGATACGGATTGCGGTTAAACGATCTTCCCGGGCTGTGAAAGTTTGCCCAAAGGATCGACCTGGCGTCAATTCCCCACGACCGGTTAAGCCAAAAGTATAGGCATTGGAGAAGCTATCCAGATGATACTTAGGATCTTCTCCATCTGGAGCCGTGATGACATAGGTGAGATTGAGCAGGTCCCAGGTCCGACTCCCCAAATTCCGTGTTCCACCGTAAGGACTATATCCCGTAAAAAACCATCTGGATAAATTTTTATCGATCAGGCGCTCTGAAAACTCCTGGAACCGATGAATGACGAGTCCATTCACATAGCCGATATCGTTTAACTCATAGGCACTGGCTGTATTGGGATACAAATATCCGTCCAGACCATAAACCCGGAAAATGCCGGGATCGTTTTTGAGGAATCGGATATAGGGGGCTTCGACAAAGGGGTCGTATCGGTCATAATGGGTACGTGGTATCCACCAGAACAGTTCGATCCCCAGACCCAGGCAAAGCAACCCGGCCAGACTTCGCGGGGATAAAACACCCTTAAAGCTCAACCAGCCTGCGATTCCAAGCAGGAGGCAGAGGATGGCCGGGGGAATAACCTGCCAGAAGGCTTTTAAAGGAAAGTTGAAAAAAGTTAATTGAAAATGACCTGCTAAAAAAAAGGCCATAGATCCCAGTCCGACTACCGCCAGAAAAGCTAACCCGGCCAGCAATTTAGCGGAACTCTTCCCCTGCTCCATCCGATAAATCTGGAATCCGGCCAGAGCGGCTATGGAAAATAGAAATTCCGGAGCAAAGTATCGGGTAAAGTAGCTCACCTTAAAAAAGGGAAGATTTCCTACCATCTGGCTAAAAACAGGCGGAATGCCATAACCCTTCAAGATAAAAAACAGGGCCATCCCTGTGAAAAAGACCTGCCGCTTTGTAAAGGCAGTTTTTTCTAAAACGGCCATTAAGACCAACAGCAGGCCCATGATCCCTGCATAACCCGGCTGCATCTGCCAGTCTATTTCCCGAATAGAATCGTTGACAGGACCCCAAAAGTAAGGGATAACCAGTAAAACCATATCCCGTAAAGGCAGGTGGGTGGTTCCGATCTTAAACCCGGGATCATGGGGACCCAGGGGGGATAGCTTTACCAGCTCCAAAAATGGTAGAACCATGATGGCGGAAAGAACCAAGCCAAAGGCTACAGCGGCTACCCAGTAGAGGAGGGGGAGGAGGAAAGAGCAAAATGACAGGAGAAGGGAAGGGGTCCCGTTTTCCCTTCTGCCCATTTTTCCACTTACCCCTATTTCCATCCGCCCCTTTTCCCACCATCGGACCAGATAATAAACCGAAGCGTAGAACAGGGCGAAAAAGCTGGGCTCAGGGTGTCCACCCAGAATCAACAACCCAATCATCAAACCGGTAAAGCAGAGATTCCACCAGTTTCTCTGGCAGGCAAGCCTCTCTGTGAAATACAGAAGGCCTGGGAGAAGCATCGCTGCATGGATGAAGACAATGTTGATCTGCCAGATGAGGTGCCCACAAAACATATACCCGATGGCTCCGGCCAGAGAGCTTAACGGACTAAGCTCCAAAGACTTTCGGAAGAAGAAGTAACTTAAAAGACCGGCGATGAAAATCCGTAAGAGCATGAATAAATCCCACATCCAGGCCCTGGGGTCCCAGTACAGGAGAAAACTCAAAGGAAAGAAAACCGCCGAG
The window above is part of the Candidatus Limnocylindrales bacterium genome. Proteins encoded here:
- a CDS encoding PA14 domain-containing protein is translated as MHLQLKVLLKKPEILYLVGLFFISVGSYLLEQRGSLPHGLEGKYYANLNWQGSPKFITLDPEISTELLKERRKKFSENRFSVEWNGFVVIEKPGKYTFATASDDGSWLYINNQLVVDNGGFHGLMEVKGQIDLQAGVYPIQVRYFQGGGYYRMDLSWALGARPLENLPSRVLSPRAITYSEYQLSQRLGQLGILLRGIWWGTLLYFAGIYLYRRIKNLKPSSGIGGYPFLYEIVLVILILTFLILLFFYDIVFQGKTLMTTNSVPGTMNVGAYNYKGHQPSAIHVIDPAASAQIHEPSTRLTSLLYKKGIIPLWNPHAATGIPLNADMISAVFFPLSFLLYWDPRAWMWDLFMLLRIFIAGLLSYFFFRKSLELSPLSSLAGAIGYMFCGHLIWQINIVFIHAAMLLPGLLYFTERLACQRNWWNLCFTGLMIGLLILGGHPEPSFFALFYASVYYLVRWWEKGRMEIGVSGKMGRRENGTPSLLLSFCSFLLPLLYWVAAVAFGLVLSAIMVLPFLELVKLSPLGPHDPGFKIGTTHLPLRDMVLLVIPYFWGPVNDSIREIDWQMQPGYAGIMGLLLVLMAVLEKTAFTKRQVFFTGMALFFILKGYGIPPVFSQMVGNLPFFKVSYFTRYFAPEFLFSIAALAGFQIYRMEQGKSSAKLLAGLAFLAVVGLGSMAFFLAGHFQLTFFNFPLKAFWQVIPPAILCLLLGIAGWLSFKGVLSPRSLAGLLCLGLGIELFWWIPRTHYDRYDPFVEAPYIRFLKNDPGIFRVYGLDGYLYPNTASAYELNDIGYVNGLVIHRFQEFSERLIDKNLSRWFFTGYSPYGGTRNLGSRTWDLLNLTYVITAPDGEDPKYHLDSFSNAYTFGLTGRGELTPGRSFGQTFTAREDRLTAIRIFLSRFPQTFQGEAVFKLKETPEASTDLYRIPMDMSQIRGAYYWITFPPIANSKGRSFYFEVSGSTGLSGQVPTIWVNERDIYPDGQAYVDGKPIPGDLGFATYSLSSHASFTKIYEGEVKIYKNNNAFPRAFVAHRTQVLPDKEKILDRLADDSFDLRSTVILEEEPPHLLSPSPEASGEGELGGEGQENRLTLPASQAKDSVEILQYESTRITLKTRLDQPGFLVLADPYYPGWKAYVNGQERKIYLADYFLRAVFLEKGDHRVEFRYLPASYKIGAWMTLTGLGSVIATLIAGFVRQTNTSSLE